From a region of the Cololabis saira isolate AMF1-May2022 chromosome 8, fColSai1.1, whole genome shotgun sequence genome:
- the tmem74b gene encoding transmembrane protein 74B, whose amino-acid sequence MPMESSLNAVELQELRGGRRDRSPAPAPAPAPGGVSAAGCAAWGFENASYQQDEERRHLQEKQHQPAGSAGSAGSAGCPPSTSGTSKHHQEVSSPSYDDDDADEGGPGGGGAGGGAGREDLTAFSPADDHSADYGFILALVFLVSGIVLVVIAYTIPREAKVDPDSVSARQMEKLDMYYARLGSHLDKCIIAGLGLLTLGGMFLSVLLMVSICRGEMYRRRTVFVRPKRTYGSINLRMKQLASGEAGGGDGGDGGEDFLVERSETRNNIQPEPSRDSRSEPGPRRHPPPAAACGV is encoded by the exons ATGCCAATGGAGTCGTCTCTGAACGCGGTGGAGCTCCAGGAGCTGCGAGGAGGCCGGAGAGACCGATcccctgcacctgcacctgccccGGCCCCCGGGGGCGTCTCCGCTGCGGGCTGCGCCGCCTGGGGCTTCGAGAACGCCTCCTACCAGCAGGACGAGGAGCGGCGCCACCTGCAGGAGAAGCAGCACCAACCCGCTGGCTCTGCTGGCTCTGCAGGCTCTGCAGGCTGTCCGCCCTCAACGTCAGGCACCAGCAAG CACCATCAGGAGGTTTCTTCGCCAtcatatgatgatgatgacgctGATGAAGGAGgaccgggaggaggaggagcaggaggaggtgcAGGACGGGAGGACCTGACAGCATTCAGCCCGGCGGACGACCACTCCGCCGACTACGGCTTCATCCTGGCGCTGGTGTTCCTGGTAAGCGGGATCGTGCTGGTGGTCATCGCCTACACCATCCCGCGGGAGGCCAAGGTGGACCCGGACTCGGTGTCGGCGCGTCAGATGGAGAAGCTGGATATGTACTACGCTCGGCTGGGCTCCCACCTGGACAAGTGCATCATCGCGGGCCTGGGCCTCCTGACCCTGGGGGGGATGTTCCTGTCCGTGCTGCTCATGGTGTCCATCTGCCGCGGCGAGATGTACCGCCGCAGGACGGTGTTCGTCCGACCCAAGAGGACTTACGGCTCCATCAACCTGAGGATGAAGCAGCTGGCCTCCGGGGAGGCGGGAGGAGGCGACGGCGGTGACGGAGGGGAGGACTTTCTGGTGGAGCGCTCCGAGACGCGGAATAACATCCAGCCAGAGCCCAGCAGGGACTccagatcagaaccaggaccgcgCAGACAtcctcctccagctgctgcGTGTGGAGTTTAA